In the genome of Streptomyces collinus, one region contains:
- a CDS encoding endonuclease VII domain-containing protein: MNGGGSKKCSACQESLPVGAFAANRSRPDGLQVNCRECAAEYHRRRQEGRGKTVRGKVEVPEGHKLCRTCGEIKPHSEWHRNATASDGLSTRCKACRAAQSRRDHLKRHYGLTEAERDELIVSQGGVCCICSAAVPEHVDHCHKTGRVRGVLCFSCNAALGQFKDRPDAIRRAAAYVEGIAWKPTLVAPGVYQLPS, from the coding sequence ATGAACGGTGGGGGATCGAAGAAGTGCTCGGCGTGCCAGGAGTCGCTCCCCGTCGGCGCATTCGCGGCGAACAGATCGCGGCCTGATGGGCTGCAGGTCAATTGCCGTGAATGCGCGGCCGAGTATCACCGACGACGCCAGGAGGGCAGGGGTAAGACGGTCCGGGGGAAGGTGGAGGTGCCCGAGGGGCACAAGCTCTGCCGGACGTGCGGCGAGATCAAACCCCACAGTGAGTGGCATCGCAACGCGACAGCCTCGGACGGGCTGTCGACGCGCTGCAAGGCATGTAGGGCGGCCCAGAGTCGGCGGGACCATCTGAAGCGTCACTACGGCCTCACCGAGGCCGAGCGCGACGAGCTGATCGTCTCTCAAGGGGGCGTCTGCTGCATATGTTCGGCGGCCGTGCCCGAGCATGTGGATCACTGCCACAAGACGGGTAGGGTCCGAGGCGTACTGTGCTTCAGCTGCAACGCCGCACTGGGGCAGTTCAAGGATCGGCCCGATGCCATAAGGCGGGCTGCCGCTTATGTGGAAGGAATCGCGTGGAAGCCAACACTCGTAGCACCGGGCGTCTACCAGCTGCCTTCCTGA
- the prcA gene encoding proteasome subunit alpha codes for MSTPFYVSPQQAMADRAEYARKGIARGRSLVVLQFADGIVFVGENPSRALHKFSEIYDRIGFAAAGKYNEYENLRIGGVRYADLRGYTYDRDDVTARGLANVYAQTLGTIFSSAAEKPYEVELVVAEVGETPEGDQIYRLPHDGSIVDEHGSVAVGGNAEQISSYLDQRHQEGMTLAEALKLAVQALSRDTNGSEREIPAERLEVAVLDRTRPQKRKFKRISGGQLSRLLDADAAGGDAEGASEDDAE; via the coding sequence GTGTCGACGCCGTTCTATGTCTCACCTCAGCAGGCCATGGCCGACCGGGCGGAGTACGCCCGCAAGGGCATCGCCCGTGGTCGCAGCCTGGTCGTGCTGCAGTTCGCCGACGGCATCGTGTTCGTCGGCGAGAACCCGTCCCGTGCGCTGCACAAGTTCAGCGAGATCTACGACCGGATCGGTTTCGCGGCCGCCGGCAAGTACAACGAGTACGAGAACCTGCGGATCGGCGGTGTGCGCTACGCCGACTTGCGCGGTTACACCTACGACCGCGACGACGTGACGGCCCGGGGCTTGGCGAACGTCTACGCCCAGACGCTGGGCACGATCTTCTCCAGCGCCGCCGAGAAGCCGTACGAGGTGGAGCTGGTCGTCGCCGAGGTCGGGGAGACGCCCGAGGGCGACCAGATCTACCGGCTGCCGCACGACGGTTCCATCGTGGACGAGCACGGCTCGGTCGCGGTGGGCGGCAATGCCGAGCAGATCAGCAGCTATCTGGACCAGCGCCATCAGGAGGGCATGACGCTCGCGGAGGCGCTGAAGCTGGCGGTGCAGGCGCTGTCCCGCGACACCAACGGCAGTGAGCGGGAGATCCCCGCGGAGCGGCTGGAGGTCGCGGTGCTGGACCGCACGCGCCCGCAGAAGCGCAAGTTCAAGCGGATCAGTGGGGGGCAGCTGTCGCGGCTGCTCGATGCGGATGCCGCCGGCGGTGACGCGGAGGGGGCGTCGGAGGACGACGCCGAGTAG
- the prcB gene encoding proteasome subunit beta, with protein sequence MEANTRSTGRLPAAFLTPGSSSFMDFLSEHQPEILPGNRQLPPTQGVIEAPHGTTIVAATFPGGVVLAGDRRATMGNVIAQRDIEKVFPADEYSAVGIAGTAGLAVEMVKLFQLELEHFEKVEGAQLSLEGKANRLSTMIRSNLGMAMQGLAVVPLFAGYDVDRGRGRIFSYDVTGGRSEEHNYAATGSGSIFARGAMKKLFRDDLSEAEATTLVVQALYDAADDDSATGGPDVARRIYPIITVITDDGFRRLTETEASEIARSILERRLEQPDGPRAALL encoded by the coding sequence GTGGAAGCCAACACTCGTAGCACCGGGCGTCTACCAGCTGCCTTCCTGACGCCAGGGTCTTCCTCCTTCATGGACTTCCTGTCCGAGCACCAGCCGGAGATCCTGCCCGGCAACCGGCAACTGCCGCCCACCCAGGGCGTCATCGAGGCCCCCCACGGGACCACGATCGTCGCCGCGACGTTCCCCGGCGGTGTGGTCCTCGCCGGTGACCGGCGCGCCACCATGGGCAACGTCATCGCGCAGCGGGACATCGAGAAGGTCTTCCCCGCCGACGAGTACTCGGCGGTGGGCATCGCCGGCACGGCGGGCCTGGCCGTGGAGATGGTGAAGCTGTTCCAGCTGGAGCTGGAGCACTTCGAGAAGGTCGAGGGCGCGCAGCTGTCCCTGGAGGGCAAGGCGAACCGGCTGTCGACGATGATCCGCTCCAACCTCGGCATGGCCATGCAGGGCCTGGCCGTGGTGCCGCTGTTCGCCGGGTACGACGTGGACCGCGGCAGGGGCCGCATCTTCTCCTACGACGTCACCGGCGGCCGCTCCGAGGAGCACAACTACGCGGCCACCGGCTCCGGGTCGATCTTCGCCCGTGGTGCGATGAAGAAGCTCTTCCGGGACGACCTCAGCGAGGCCGAGGCCACGACGCTCGTGGTCCAGGCGCTCTACGACGCGGCAGACGACGACTCGGCGACCGGCGGTCCCGATGTCGCCCGCCGGATCTATCCCATCATCACCGTGATCACCGACGACGGCTTCCGCCGGCTCACCGAGACCGAGGCATCCGAGATCGCACGCTCGATCCTGGAGCGGCGGCTGGAGCAGCCCGACGGGCCGCGGGCCGCGCTGCTGTAG
- the dop gene encoding depupylase/deamidase Dop: MTVRRVMGIETEYGISVPGHPNANAMLTSSQIVNAYAAAMHRARRARWDFEEENPLRDARGFDLAREAADSSQLTDEDIGLANVILTNGARLYVDHAHPEYSSPEVTNPRDAVLWDKAGERIMAEAAERAAQLPGAQPIHLYKNNTDNKGASYGTHENYLMKRETPFSDIVRHLTPFFVSRQVFAGAGRVGIGQDGHEHGFQLSQRADYFEVEVGLETTLKRPIINTRDEPHADAEKYRRLHVIIGDANLSEISTYLKLGTTSLVLSMIEDGFIAVDLAVDQPVRTLHQVSHDPSLKRLVTLRSGRTLTAVQLQMEYYELARKYVEERFGADADDQTKDVLSRWEDTLTRLEHDPMSLAGELDWVAKRELMEGYRRRDNLDWDAARLHLVDLQYADVRPEKGLYNRLVARGRMKRLLTDADVEQARTVPPEDTRAYFRGRCLEQYADDVAAASWDSVIFDLPGRDSLQRVPTLEPLRGTRNHVKELLDRCRTAEDLVRVLSGG; the protein is encoded by the coding sequence ATGACCGTACGGCGAGTAATGGGCATCGAGACGGAGTACGGGATCTCCGTCCCCGGCCACCCCAACGCCAATGCCATGCTCACCTCGTCCCAGATCGTGAACGCCTACGCGGCGGCGATGCACCGGGCCCGCCGGGCCCGATGGGACTTCGAGGAGGAGAACCCGCTGCGGGACGCGCGAGGCTTCGACCTCGCCCGCGAGGCCGCCGACTCCAGCCAGCTCACCGACGAGGACATCGGCCTGGCCAACGTGATCCTCACCAACGGTGCACGGCTCTACGTCGACCACGCACACCCCGAGTACAGCTCCCCCGAGGTGACCAACCCCCGGGACGCCGTCCTCTGGGACAAGGCCGGCGAGCGGATCATGGCCGAGGCCGCGGAACGGGCCGCCCAGCTGCCCGGTGCCCAGCCGATCCACCTGTACAAGAACAACACCGACAACAAGGGCGCCTCCTACGGCACGCACGAGAACTACCTGATGAAGCGGGAGACCCCCTTCTCGGACATCGTGCGCCACCTGACACCGTTCTTCGTCTCCCGCCAGGTCTTCGCCGGAGCAGGCCGCGTCGGCATCGGCCAGGACGGGCACGAGCACGGCTTCCAGCTCAGCCAGCGAGCCGACTACTTCGAGGTCGAGGTCGGCCTCGAAACGACGCTCAAGCGCCCGATCATCAACACCCGCGACGAGCCGCACGCGGACGCCGAGAAGTACCGGCGCCTGCACGTGATCATCGGCGACGCGAATCTGTCGGAGATCTCGACCTACCTCAAGCTGGGCACGACCTCGCTGGTGCTGTCGATGATCGAGGACGGATTCATCGCCGTCGACCTGGCCGTCGACCAGCCCGTCCGCACGCTCCACCAGGTCTCGCACGACCCGTCCCTGAAGCGCCTGGTCACGCTCCGCAGCGGCCGCACACTCACGGCTGTCCAGCTGCAGATGGAGTACTACGAGCTGGCGCGCAAGTACGTGGAGGAGCGGTTCGGGGCCGACGCCGACGACCAGACCAAGGACGTCCTGTCCCGCTGGGAGGACACTCTCACCCGTCTGGAGCACGACCCGATGAGCCTGGCCGGGGAGCTGGACTGGGTCGCCAAGCGGGAACTCATGGAGGGCTACCGACGCCGGGACAACCTCGACTGGGACGCGGCGCGGCTGCACCTGGTCGACCTCCAGTACGCCGACGTGCGGCCCGAGAAGGGCCTGTACAACCGTCTGGTGGCCCGCGGGCGCATGAAGCGGCTGCTGACCGACGCGGACGTCGAGCAGGCCCGTACGGTGCCCCCGGAGGACACCCGGGCGTACTTCCGCGGCCGCTGCCTGGAGCAGTACGCGGACGACGTCGCGGCGGCCTCCTGGGACTCGGTGATCTTCGATCTGCCGGGCCGGGACTCGCTGCAGCGCGTCCCAACCCTGGAACCGCTTCGCGGAACGCGTAATCACGTCAAGGAGCTCCTGGACCGCTGCCGCACCGCGGAAGACCTGGTCAGGGTCCTGTCGGGCGGGTGA
- a CDS encoding LacI family DNA-binding transcriptional regulator, with protein sequence MAAVRGSRRRSRPTVVRGSTRPTSRDVAQAAGVSQAAVSLVLGDKWRGRVSEATAERVREAARDLGYRPNLAARNLRLGRTRTVLLVVPALTTEFFAGVYTGAARVAAEHGFGVVLYPSPEGIGPARDPFASAQAALDGVIASSMAADALTAIRGEALPLVMLDSDPDGSLGAATVNLDIADGVRQAAAHLLALGHRRFLHLAADVPSWTFEIRARELAARLSQVPGTSVRTARAPISIEGAVTAAETALAAPGTRPTAVICDDDQLAAGTYKAARRLGLRIPDDLSVTGVDDLALATAMDPELTTVRLNAELFGERGMRALLAVLEDRAPESGDIPVQLVVRSSTAPPR encoded by the coding sequence ATGGCCGCTGTTCGCGGGTCCAGACGAAGGAGCAGGCCGACGGTGGTACGAGGCAGCACACGCCCGACGAGCCGGGACGTCGCCCAGGCCGCCGGCGTCTCCCAGGCGGCCGTGTCCCTGGTCCTCGGCGACAAGTGGCGCGGCCGCGTCTCGGAGGCGACGGCGGAGCGCGTCCGCGAAGCCGCCCGCGACCTGGGCTACCGCCCCAACCTCGCCGCCCGCAACCTGCGCCTGGGCCGCACCCGCACGGTCCTCCTGGTCGTCCCGGCCCTCACCACCGAGTTCTTCGCCGGCGTCTACACAGGCGCGGCCCGCGTCGCCGCCGAACACGGCTTCGGCGTGGTCCTCTACCCCTCCCCCGAGGGCATCGGCCCCGCCCGCGACCCCTTCGCCTCCGCCCAGGCCGCACTGGACGGCGTGATCGCCTCCTCCATGGCCGCGGACGCCCTGACCGCGATCCGCGGCGAGGCACTCCCCCTGGTGATGCTGGACAGCGACCCCGACGGCAGCCTGGGGGCGGCGACGGTGAACCTGGACATCGCCGACGGCGTCCGCCAGGCCGCGGCACATCTGCTGGCCCTGGGCCACCGCCGCTTCCTCCATCTGGCGGCGGACGTCCCCTCCTGGACCTTCGAGATCCGCGCCCGCGAGCTGGCGGCGAGGCTGTCGCAGGTACCGGGCACATCGGTCCGCACGGCCCGGGCCCCGATCTCCATCGAGGGCGCGGTGACCGCCGCCGAAACGGCGCTCGCGGCCCCCGGTACCCGCCCTACCGCCGTGATCTGCGACGACGACCAGCTCGCGGCCGGCACGTACAAGGCGGCCCGCCGCCTCGGACTGCGCATCCCGGACGACCTGTCGGTCACAGGCGTCGACGACCTGGCCCTGGCCACCGCCATGGACCCGGAGCTGACGACGGTCCGCCTGAACGCCGAACTCTTCGGCGAACGCGGCATGCGCGCCCTGCTGGCCGTCCTGGAGGACCGCGCCCCCGAGAGCGGGGACATCCCGGTCCAACTGGTGGTACGAAGCTCTACGGCCCCGCCTCGTTGA
- a CDS encoding MFS transporter, with the protein MATGYLEILRARHAARLLVGTLVGRLPCATAPIAIVLFVRAEGGSYTLAGALAAVYGVANAVGQPVLGRIVDLRGQPLVQLPAAVLSGLAMAVFAFSGIGSLPLAYAAVAGAGLFTPPLEGGLRALWPSVLRREDQVHTAYAMDAVAQEVMFTVGPLLVTLCVSLWSAQAALLVLNVVGVLGALSVVVSEPSRAWRSAPREAHWLGALRSPGLLALLAAFLFIGMALGSITVASVPYADDHGGDAVYGWLMAALGFGALVGGTVYGARQWAGEPARRLQVLVALLVVCYLPLMLMPDAVPMVALTALAGVFLAPAIACAFVLVDRHAPRGTVTEAFSWLVTTFTVGHSVGTGVAGPVVERGGALWGFAVPAVAGGVSLLVLTATGRVVAAPGQGAVVVSGSENDPNRAPEPRFSSGDRA; encoded by the coding sequence ATGGCCACGGGATATCTGGAGATCCTCCGGGCGCGACACGCCGCCCGGCTGCTCGTCGGCACGCTCGTGGGCCGGCTGCCCTGCGCCACGGCCCCCATCGCGATCGTGCTGTTCGTCCGGGCCGAGGGCGGCTCGTACACCCTGGCGGGGGCGCTGGCGGCCGTCTACGGGGTCGCCAACGCCGTGGGGCAGCCCGTGCTGGGCAGGATCGTCGACCTGCGCGGGCAGCCGCTTGTGCAGCTGCCCGCAGCCGTGCTGTCCGGGCTGGCGATGGCCGTCTTCGCCTTCTCCGGCATCGGATCGCTGCCGCTCGCCTACGCCGCCGTGGCCGGCGCCGGGCTCTTCACGCCGCCCCTGGAGGGCGGACTGCGCGCGCTGTGGCCGTCCGTGCTGCGCCGGGAGGACCAGGTGCACACGGCGTACGCCATGGACGCCGTGGCCCAGGAGGTGATGTTCACCGTCGGGCCGCTGCTCGTGACGCTGTGCGTGTCCCTGTGGTCGGCCCAGGCCGCGCTGCTCGTGCTGAACGTGGTCGGGGTGCTGGGGGCGCTGTCCGTCGTGGTGTCGGAGCCCTCGCGCGCCTGGCGGTCGGCGCCGCGTGAGGCGCACTGGCTCGGCGCGCTGCGCTCACCCGGACTGCTCGCGCTGCTGGCGGCGTTCCTGTTCATCGGGATGGCGCTCGGGTCCATCACGGTCGCCTCGGTGCCCTACGCGGACGACCACGGCGGAGACGCCGTGTACGGCTGGCTGATGGCGGCCCTGGGCTTCGGCGCGCTGGTGGGCGGCACCGTCTACGGCGCCCGGCAGTGGGCCGGTGAGCCCGCGCGGCGACTCCAGGTGCTGGTCGCCCTTCTGGTGGTGTGTTACCTCCCGCTGATGCTCATGCCGGACGCCGTGCCGATGGTGGCGCTCACCGCGCTCGCCGGGGTCTTCCTCGCGCCCGCCATCGCCTGCGCGTTCGTCCTGGTCGACCGGCACGCCCCGCGCGGCACGGTCACCGAGGCGTTCTCCTGGCTGGTGACGACGTTCACCGTGGGCCACTCGGTCGGAACGGGCGTCGCGGGGCCCGTGGTCGAGAGGGGCGGGGCCCTGTGGGGCTTCGCCGTACCGGCCGTCGCCGGTGGCGTGTCCCTGCTGGTTTTGACCGCCACAGGACGGGTAGTCGCAGCTCCCGGCCAGGGAGCGGTTGTTGTGTCC
- a CDS encoding tRNA (adenine-N1)-methyltransferase yields the protein MSEPTGAARRRGPFKVGDQVQLTDPKGRHYTFTLEAGKNFHTHKGSFPHDELIGAPEGSVVRTTGNVAYLALRPLLPDYVLSMPRGAAVVYPKDAGQILAFADIFPGARVVEAGVGSGSLSSFLLRAIGDQGMLHSYERRADFAEIAQANVERYFGGPHPAWQLTVGDLQDNLSDADVDRVILDMLAPWECLEAVSKALVPGGILCCYVATTTQLARTVESIREIGCFNEPSAWESMIRNWHIEGLAVRPDHRMIGHTGFLLTARRLADGVEPPMRRRRPAKGAYGEDYAGPNADGGSGR from the coding sequence ATGTCCGAACCGACCGGTGCCGCCCGCAGGCGCGGGCCCTTCAAGGTCGGGGACCAGGTTCAGCTGACCGACCCCAAGGGCCGCCACTACACGTTCACGCTCGAGGCCGGGAAGAACTTCCACACCCACAAGGGTTCCTTCCCCCACGACGAACTGATCGGTGCTCCCGAGGGCAGCGTTGTCCGTACCACGGGGAACGTCGCCTACCTCGCGCTGCGCCCCCTGCTCCCCGACTACGTCCTGTCCATGCCCCGCGGCGCCGCCGTGGTCTACCCCAAGGACGCGGGGCAGATCCTCGCCTTCGCCGACATCTTCCCCGGCGCGCGCGTCGTGGAAGCGGGCGTCGGCTCCGGCTCGCTCAGCAGCTTCCTCCTGCGGGCCATCGGCGACCAGGGCATGCTGCACAGTTACGAGCGCCGGGCGGACTTCGCCGAGATCGCCCAGGCGAACGTGGAGCGCTACTTCGGCGGCCCGCACCCCGCCTGGCAGCTCACCGTCGGAGACCTCCAGGACAACCTGTCCGACGCCGACGTCGACCGCGTCATCCTCGACATGCTCGCCCCCTGGGAGTGCCTGGAGGCCGTCTCCAAGGCGCTCGTACCCGGCGGCATCCTCTGCTGCTACGTGGCGACCACCACCCAGCTCGCCAGGACCGTCGAGTCCATCCGCGAGATCGGCTGCTTCAACGAGCCGAGCGCCTGGGAGTCGATGATCCGCAACTGGCACATCGAGGGCCTGGCCGTCCGACCGGACCACCGGATGATCGGCCACACCGGCTTCCTGCTCACCGCCCGTCGCCTCGCCGACGGCGTCGAGCCGCCCATGCGCCGCCGCCGCCCCGCCAAGGGCGCCTACGGCGAGGACTACGCGGGCCCCAACGCCGACGGCGGCTCCGGCCGCTAA
- a CDS encoding ubiquitin-like protein Pup: MATKDTGGGQQKATRSTEEVEEQAAETQASEDLKERQEKLSDDVDSVLDEIDDVLEENAEDFVRSFVQKGGQ, encoded by the coding sequence ATGGCGACCAAGGACACCGGCGGCGGACAGCAGAAGGCCACCCGGTCCACCGAGGAGGTCGAGGAGCAGGCGGCGGAGACGCAGGCTTCCGAGGACCTCAAGGAGCGTCAGGAGAAGCTGAGCGACGACGTGGACTCGGTTCTGGACGAGATCGACGACGTCTTGGAGGAGAATGCAGAGGACTTCGTGCGGTCCTTCGTTCAAAAGGGTGGACAGTAA
- the arc gene encoding proteasome ATPase has protein sequence MAAHDDDMNRGIRPGRGSDDPAGQIAYLEQEIAVLRRKLADSPRHTRILEERIVELQTNLAGVSAQNERLANTLREARDQIVALKEEVDRLAQPPAGFGVFLTANEDGTADIFTGGRKLRVNVSPSVELEELRRGQELMLNEALNVVEAMEFERVGDIVTLKEILEDGERALVLGHTDEERVVRLAEPLLDVTIRPGDALLLEPRSGYVYEVVPKSEVEELVLEEVPDIGYEQIGGLGGQIEAIRDAVELPYLYPDLFKEHELRPPKGVLLYGPPGCGKTLIAKAVANSLAKKVAEVTGQAAGKSFFLNIKGPELLNKYVGETERQIRLVFQRAREKASEGTPVIVFFDEMESLFRTRGSGVSSDVENTIVPQLLAEIDGVEGLQNVVVIGASNREDMIDPAILRPGRLDVKIKIERPDAEAAKDIFGKYLTERLPLHSDDLGEHGGSKATTVQSMIQTAVEHMYTESEENRFLEVTYANGDKEVLYFKDFNSGAMIENIVGRAKKMAIKDFLEKNQKGLRVSHLLQACVDEFKENEDLPNTTNPDDWARISGKKGERIVYIRTLITGKQGADTGRSIDTVANTGQYL, from the coding sequence GTGGCAGCCCACGACGACGACATGAACCGCGGCATCCGCCCGGGACGCGGGTCCGACGACCCGGCCGGGCAGATCGCCTATCTTGAGCAGGAGATCGCCGTCCTGCGACGCAAGCTCGCCGACTCTCCGCGACACACGAGGATTCTCGAAGAGCGGATCGTCGAGCTGCAGACCAATCTGGCCGGCGTGTCCGCGCAGAACGAGCGACTCGCCAACACGCTCCGTGAGGCCCGCGACCAGATCGTGGCCCTCAAGGAAGAGGTCGACCGGCTCGCACAGCCGCCGGCCGGCTTCGGCGTCTTCCTGACGGCCAACGAGGACGGCACCGCCGACATCTTCACCGGCGGCCGCAAGCTCAGGGTGAACGTCAGCCCCAGCGTCGAACTCGAAGAGCTCCGGCGCGGCCAGGAACTGATGCTCAACGAAGCGCTCAACGTGGTCGAGGCCATGGAGTTCGAGCGCGTCGGCGACATCGTCACCCTCAAGGAGATCCTCGAAGACGGCGAGCGGGCCCTGGTGCTCGGGCACACCGACGAGGAGCGGGTGGTGCGGCTCGCCGAGCCGCTGCTGGACGTCACCATCCGCCCCGGCGACGCCCTGCTCCTGGAGCCCCGCTCCGGATACGTCTACGAGGTCGTCCCCAAGAGCGAGGTCGAGGAACTCGTCCTCGAAGAGGTCCCCGACATCGGCTACGAGCAGATCGGCGGTCTCGGCGGCCAGATCGAGGCCATCCGCGACGCGGTCGAGCTGCCGTACCTCTACCCCGACCTGTTCAAGGAGCACGAGCTGCGCCCGCCCAAGGGCGTCCTGCTCTACGGGCCCCCCGGATGCGGCAAGACGCTCATCGCCAAGGCCGTCGCCAACTCGCTGGCCAAGAAGGTCGCCGAGGTCACCGGCCAGGCCGCCGGCAAGAGCTTCTTCCTCAACATCAAGGGCCCCGAGCTCCTGAACAAGTACGTCGGCGAGACCGAGCGGCAGATCCGCCTCGTCTTCCAGCGTGCTCGTGAGAAGGCCAGCGAGGGCACCCCCGTCATCGTCTTCTTCGACGAGATGGAATCCCTGTTCCGCACCCGCGGCTCCGGTGTCAGCTCGGACGTGGAGAACACCATCGTCCCGCAGCTGCTCGCCGAGATCGACGGTGTGGAGGGCCTGCAGAACGTGGTCGTGATCGGCGCCTCCAACCGTGAGGACATGATCGACCCCGCCATCCTGCGGCCCGGCCGTCTGGACGTGAAGATCAAGATCGAGCGTCCCGACGCCGAGGCGGCGAAGGACATCTTCGGCAAGTACCTCACCGAGCGCCTCCCGCTGCACTCCGACGACCTCGGTGAGCACGGCGGCAGCAAGGCCACCACCGTCCAGAGCATGATCCAGACGGCGGTGGAACATATGTACACCGAGTCCGAGGAGAACCGCTTCCTGGAGGTCACCTACGCCAACGGTGACAAGGAAGTCCTCTACTTCAAGGACTTCAACTCCGGCGCCATGATCGAGAACATCGTCGGCCGCGCCAAGAAGATGGCGATCAAGGACTTCCTCGAGAAGAACCAGAAGGGCCTCCGCGTCTCCCACCTCCTCCAGGCCTGCGTGGACGAGTTCAAGGAGAACGAGGACCTGCCGAACACCACCAACCCGGACGACTGGGCCCGGATCTCCGGAAAGAAGGGCGAGCGGATCGTGTACATCCGCACCCTCATCACCGGAAAGCAGGGCGCGGACACCGGACGCTCCATCGACACGGTGGCGAACACCGGTCAGTACCTGTAA
- a CDS encoding ferredoxin: protein MSVQQVAGADGAELEVWIDQDLCTGDGICAQYAPEVFELDIDGLAYVKSADDELLQGKGATTPVPLPLLTDVIDSAKECPGECIHVRRVSDRAEVYGPDAE, encoded by the coding sequence ATGAGCGTGCAGCAGGTGGCCGGGGCCGACGGTGCGGAGCTGGAGGTCTGGATCGACCAGGACCTGTGTACCGGCGACGGCATCTGCGCCCAGTACGCGCCCGAGGTGTTCGAGCTGGACATCGACGGTCTGGCCTATGTGAAGAGTGCCGACGACGAGTTGCTCCAGGGCAAGGGTGCGACAACGCCCGTTCCGCTGCCGCTTCTCACGGATGTGATCGACTCCGCGAAGGAGTGCCCGGGCGAGTGCATCCACGTACGTCGGGTTTCGGACAGGGCCGAGGTCTATGGACCGGACGCGGAGTGA